The Tumebacillus sp. BK434 genome has a segment encoding these proteins:
- a CDS encoding PrkA family serine protein kinase: MDLLNRLNAYRAQEEQLRWDGTFVEYLDLVKKQPSVAQTAHSRIYNMIASEGITTDENGRKKYHFFSGEIYGLDASLERLVEEYFHSAARRLDVRKRILLLMGPVSGGKSTIVTMLKKGLERYSRTEEGALYAIKGCPMHEEPLHLIPNELRADFEQEFGVRIEGNLCPSCRMRLTGEYGGRIEDVQVERIVLSEDERVGIGTFSPSDPKSQDIADLTGSIDFSTIAEYGSESDPRAYKFDGELNKANRGLMEFQEMLKCDEKFLWHLLSLTQEGNFKAGRFALISADEMIVAHTNETEYKTFISNKKNEALQSRMIVMPIPYNLRVSDEVKIYEKLVQQSDMRHVHISPHALQTASIFSILTRLKESKKQGMDLLKKLKLYDGAAVEGYKEKDIQDLKSESHDEGMSGIDPRYVINRISSALIRRDTNCINALDVLRAIKEGLDQHASISKEDKERLMNFIAIARKEYDELAKKEVQKAFVYSYEESAKTLLENYLDNVEAYCNWQKIKDPITGEEVDPDERLMRSIEEQIGISENAKKAFREEILIRISTYARRGKKFEYNSHDRLREAIEKKLFSDLKDVVKITTSSKTPDEQQLKKINEVTKQLIDEHGYCPVCANELLRYTGSLLNR, encoded by the coding sequence ATGGACCTGCTGAACCGGTTGAACGCGTATCGGGCTCAAGAGGAGCAATTGCGATGGGACGGGACGTTCGTTGAATACCTGGATCTCGTGAAAAAGCAGCCGAGCGTTGCACAGACGGCTCATTCCCGCATCTACAACATGATCGCATCTGAGGGGATCACGACAGACGAAAACGGACGAAAAAAATACCACTTTTTTTCGGGCGAAATCTACGGTTTGGACGCGTCGCTCGAACGTCTCGTTGAGGAGTACTTCCACTCGGCGGCACGGCGTCTGGATGTGCGCAAGCGGATCCTGCTCCTGATGGGGCCGGTCTCCGGCGGGAAGTCGACGATCGTGACGATGCTGAAAAAGGGGCTGGAGCGCTATTCCCGCACCGAAGAAGGCGCATTGTACGCGATCAAAGGCTGCCCGATGCACGAAGAGCCTTTGCATCTGATTCCAAACGAGCTGCGCGCCGACTTCGAGCAGGAATTTGGCGTCCGCATCGAAGGCAACCTCTGCCCGTCCTGCCGGATGCGCCTGACCGGCGAGTACGGCGGCCGCATCGAGGATGTGCAGGTCGAGCGGATCGTGCTCTCCGAAGATGAGCGCGTCGGCATCGGCACCTTCTCGCCGTCCGATCCAAAGTCGCAGGACATCGCCGATCTGACCGGCTCGATCGACTTCTCGACGATCGCCGAGTACGGCTCCGAGTCCGACCCGCGCGCCTACAAGTTCGACGGTGAGCTGAACAAAGCCAACCGCGGCCTGATGGAGTTCCAAGAGATGCTGAAGTGCGACGAGAAGTTCCTCTGGCACCTGCTTTCGCTGACCCAGGAAGGCAACTTCAAAGCCGGGCGGTTCGCGCTGATCTCCGCCGATGAGATGATCGTCGCGCACACCAACGAAACGGAGTACAAGACGTTCATCTCCAACAAGAAAAACGAAGCGCTGCAGTCGCGGATGATCGTCATGCCGATCCCGTACAATCTGCGGGTCAGCGATGAAGTGAAGATCTACGAAAAGCTGGTTCAGCAGTCTGACATGCGCCACGTGCACATCTCGCCGCACGCGCTGCAGACGGCGTCGATCTTCTCGATCCTGACCCGGCTCAAAGAGTCGAAGAAGCAGGGCATGGACCTGTTGAAGAAGCTCAAGCTGTACGACGGAGCCGCCGTCGAAGGCTACAAGGAAAAAGACATCCAGGATCTGAAGAGCGAGTCGCACGATGAAGGGATGTCGGGCATCGACCCGCGCTACGTCATCAACCGCATCTCGTCGGCCCTGATCCGCCGCGACACGAATTGCATCAACGCACTCGACGTGCTCCGCGCGATCAAGGAAGGGCTCGACCAGCACGCTTCGATCTCCAAAGAAGACAAAGAGCGGCTGATGAACTTCATCGCCATCGCCCGCAAAGAGTACGACGAGCTGGCCAAAAAAGAAGTGCAGAAAGCGTTCGTCTACTCCTACGAGGAGTCGGCGAAGACCCTGCTGGAGAACTACCTCGACAACGTGGAAGCTTACTGCAATTGGCAAAAGATCAAAGATCCGATCACCGGCGAAGAGGTTGACCCCGACGAGCGGCTGATGCGTTCGATCGAGGAGCAGATCGGCATCTCCGAAAACGCGAAGAAAGCGTTCCGTGAAGAGATCCTGATCCGCATCTCCACGTACGCCCGCCGTGGCAAGAAGTTCGAGTACAACTCGCACGATCGTCTGCGGGAAGCGATCGAGAAAAAGTTGTTCTCCGACCTCAAGGATGTCGTGAAGATCACCACGTCTTCGAAGACGCCCGATGAGCAGCAGTTGAAGAAGATCAACGAAGTGACGAAACAGCTGATCGACGAACACGGCTACTGCCCGGTCTGTGCGAACGAACTGCTCCGCTACACCGGCAGCCTGCTGAACCGATAA
- a CDS encoding TetR/AcrR family transcriptional regulator gives MRKSKMSLIFQAAIDVFSEKGFDKATMDDIAARANVAKGTIYYHFKSKEELFLFLVEEGVELLRDGVESKLLPEMSPTEKLELIVREQINFFGQYRDFCVILLRETWGGEERQLEFRKMIRSYMYLIEQVIQQGIDAGEFHPVNAENAGAGIFGMIAISALHILLGQRPYEEEALFQDMKRMTFTGVVK, from the coding sequence ATGCGCAAAAGCAAGATGAGCCTGATCTTCCAGGCAGCCATCGATGTGTTCTCCGAAAAAGGGTTTGACAAAGCGACGATGGATGATATCGCGGCGCGCGCGAACGTCGCAAAAGGCACGATCTACTATCATTTTAAAAGCAAGGAAGAACTCTTCCTCTTCCTCGTCGAGGAAGGCGTCGAACTGCTCCGTGACGGCGTGGAGTCGAAGCTTTTGCCCGAGATGTCCCCGACGGAAAAATTGGAGTTAATCGTGCGTGAACAGATCAACTTCTTTGGACAATACCGCGATTTCTGCGTGATCCTGCTGCGTGAAACCTGGGGTGGCGAAGAACGTCAGCTGGAGTTCCGGAAGATGATCCGCTCGTATATGTATCTGATTGAACAAGTGATTCAACAAGGGATCGATGCCGGTGAATTTCACCCGGTCAATGCGGAAAATGCCGGTGCTGGCATCTTCGGCATGATCGCGATCTCCGCTTTGCACATTTTGCTCGGCCAAAGACCGTACGAAGAAGAAGCGTTGTTCCAAGATATGAAGCGCATGACCTTCACGGGAGTTGTGAAATGA
- a CDS encoding YhgE/Pip domain-containing protein produces the protein MNVFWIFRTEFRRLLRSRIGRAAVVVGMIIPLLYSGLYLYAFWDPYKQLDQFPVAIVNQDRGEYGQDLVDELLKDRKFGFEVVDAKTAQAGLEGDRYYLTMTIPPTFSDDVRSVEGDDPHRAKLQFTPNEGKNYIASTITSRLESELRETLGNKFSEEYFKGIFDVIGDAGNGISKAADGANKLASGAADLATGNRDLANGTKEVDSGTHQVADGNAKLADGANKIAAGINDAYSGSAAVAEGAKKLADGSGQLIAGLDKASAGVNQVQAGLQASLPKTEQLQAGLAQMQGTLGTAAGQPSSADPRQWTVQQSLAYLGKQYGMEQDPAYQVALGKVAAVANGLGDSAGGVESSKAGLQQAVGALQQIAAGQQALRDGAQGLAAGGNDLSQGAGQLNTGLGALKTGSATLASSSAELAAGSGKVAAGSSQLVSGSTKLADGAKELADGNKTLADELTRATSESTIKNPDQKAAIMADPLETQWQPVHEVATYGMGFASYFIPLSLWVGALMLYFILSMQEYRWTLSPVSTPSLVLGKYSTLAVIGVVQAVIVSFFLTQVLGLKVLHLTEFYLFNILISLTSIAIIGLLIARLGSGAGRFFAILLLILQLTSSGGTFPIELVPQFFQTLHHFLPMTYGVEGLRSIISTGDQTQVIRDLSILGGILISVLLVHILTTRRTLRVRDLHDKDQLAG, from the coding sequence GTGAATGTGTTTTGGATCTTCCGCACAGAGTTTCGACGTCTCTTGCGCTCGCGCATTGGGCGGGCGGCGGTGGTCGTCGGAATGATCATCCCGCTGTTGTACAGCGGGCTGTATCTGTACGCGTTTTGGGACCCGTACAAGCAGCTCGACCAGTTCCCGGTCGCGATCGTCAACCAAGACCGCGGCGAATATGGGCAGGACTTGGTCGATGAGCTGCTCAAGGACAGGAAATTCGGCTTCGAAGTGGTCGATGCCAAGACTGCGCAGGCAGGGCTGGAGGGGGATCGCTATTATCTGACGATGACGATTCCGCCGACGTTCTCCGATGACGTGCGTTCGGTCGAAGGGGACGATCCGCATCGCGCCAAGCTGCAGTTCACCCCGAACGAAGGCAAGAACTACATCGCCTCGACGATCACCTCGCGCCTCGAGTCGGAGCTGCGTGAGACGCTGGGCAACAAGTTCAGCGAAGAGTATTTCAAAGGCATCTTCGACGTGATCGGCGATGCGGGTAACGGCATCAGCAAGGCGGCCGACGGAGCGAACAAGCTTGCAAGCGGAGCGGCCGACCTCGCCACCGGCAACCGCGACTTGGCAAACGGCACAAAAGAAGTCGATTCCGGCACGCACCAAGTCGCTGACGGCAACGCCAAGCTGGCCGACGGTGCGAACAAAATCGCCGCAGGGATCAACGATGCCTACAGCGGTTCCGCAGCGGTTGCCGAGGGTGCGAAGAAGCTGGCGGACGGCTCCGGACAGTTGATTGCCGGCCTCGACAAAGCGTCTGCCGGTGTCAATCAAGTGCAAGCCGGTCTGCAAGCTTCCTTGCCGAAGACCGAACAGTTGCAAGCAGGCCTGGCCCAGATGCAGGGCACGCTCGGCACTGCGGCCGGACAGCCGTCATCGGCCGATCCGCGGCAATGGACGGTGCAGCAGTCGCTCGCTTACCTCGGCAAGCAGTACGGCATGGAGCAAGACCCGGCCTATCAAGTGGCGCTGGGCAAAGTCGCAGCCGTCGCCAACGGGCTGGGCGACAGCGCCGGCGGCGTGGAAAGCTCCAAAGCCGGTCTGCAGCAAGCGGTCGGCGCTCTGCAGCAGATCGCAGCCGGTCAACAGGCGCTGCGCGACGGCGCACAGGGACTTGCCGCAGGAGGCAATGATCTGTCCCAAGGCGCCGGCCAACTGAACACCGGCCTTGGCGCGCTGAAAACGGGCTCGGCCACGCTGGCTTCCTCTTCGGCGGAGTTGGCGGCGGGCAGCGGGAAGGTGGCGGCCGGGTCGAGCCAATTGGTCAGCGGCAGCACCAAACTCGCCGATGGCGCAAAGGAATTGGCTGACGGCAACAAGACGCTGGCCGATGAGCTGACCCGCGCCACGTCCGAGTCGACGATCAAGAATCCGGACCAAAAGGCGGCGATCATGGCCGACCCGCTGGAAACGCAGTGGCAGCCGGTGCATGAGGTGGCGACCTACGGCATGGGCTTCGCTTCCTATTTTATCCCGCTGTCGTTGTGGGTCGGGGCGCTGATGCTGTATTTCATCCTCTCGATGCAGGAGTACCGCTGGACGCTGTCCCCGGTCTCCACGCCATCGCTGGTGCTCGGAAAGTATTCCACGCTCGCCGTGATCGGCGTCGTGCAGGCGGTGATCGTCTCCTTCTTCCTGACGCAAGTGCTCGGGCTGAAGGTGCTGCACCTCACCGAGTTTTACCTGTTCAACATCCTGATCTCGCTGACCTCGATCGCGATCATCGGCTTGCTGATCGCACGGCTGGGCTCCGGAGCGGGGCGCTTCTTCGCCATCCTGCTCCTGATCCTGCAGCTGACCTCGAGTGGCGGCACGTTCCCGATCGAGCTGGTGCCGCAGTTCTTCCAGACTCTGCACCACTTCCTGCCGATGACCTACGGCGTGGAGGGCCTGCGTTCGATCATCTCGACCGGCGATCAGACACAGGTCATCCGCGACCTGTCGATCCTCGGCGGCATCCTGATCAGCGTCCTGCTCGTGCACATCCTGACCACGCGCCGCACCTTGCGCGTGCGCGACCTGCACGATAAAGACCAGCTGGCAGGTTAA
- a CDS encoding ATP-binding cassette domain-containing protein, producing MSGVLFQGVELSYGRHQIYRNLSFRLANGEIGAVYGPSRTGKSSVLLMASGHLLPTKGEVQIDGKKPDKKRIGLGPITDLSPLFDTLTVEEHLLFQARLHHVSQAKDRVQELLGDYQLEAVRKYRVKDLPHLEQFRTGLATALVHKPALVLIDEPERGLTNEEWDIAYADLRKLSDAGSTVLLTTVLQQVADRCDLVAALPEGEVWRP from the coding sequence ATGTCTGGCGTTTTGTTTCAAGGCGTGGAGCTGAGCTACGGCCGGCATCAGATCTACCGGAATCTGAGTTTCCGGTTGGCCAACGGGGAGATCGGTGCGGTCTACGGCCCGTCGCGCACGGGGAAGTCGAGCGTGCTGCTGATGGCTTCCGGGCATCTGCTCCCGACAAAAGGCGAGGTGCAGATCGACGGCAAGAAGCCTGACAAGAAGCGGATTGGGCTGGGACCGATCACCGATCTGTCGCCGCTGTTTGACACGCTGACGGTGGAGGAGCACTTGCTGTTTCAGGCCCGGCTGCATCATGTGAGTCAGGCGAAAGACCGGGTGCAGGAGCTGCTCGGCGACTATCAGCTGGAAGCGGTGCGCAAGTACAGGGTCAAAGACCTGCCGCATCTGGAGCAGTTCCGGACGGGGCTTGCCACAGCGCTGGTGCACAAGCCGGCGCTCGTGCTGATCGATGAGCCGGAACGGGGCTTGACCAATGAAGAATGGGACATCGCATATGCAGATCTGCGCAAACTAAGCGATGCAGGCAGCACGGTGCTGTTGACGACGGTGCTGCAACAGGTGGCAGACCGCTGCGATCTGGTGGCGGCATTGCCGGAAGGGGAGGTGTGGAGGCCGTGA
- a CDS encoding tetratricopeptide repeat protein, whose protein sequence is MPATLGQKIKELRIQKGLTQSDLGSGMVTPSMISQIEADKANPSHKLLQAIAEKLETPIEYFLTDMQMQIEQIATYKVARAMMEAGEFEQAVPVLSELMEDSIPQLHSAEIQFDLAECQLEMGLFEEAMDGFDRVLSSAATRKDLYMQILALKKLGLVEKKRHNYPLAIYHWQKALDLIEKLEERDPFLASAILSELGEVYGYLGEKSDALNAYKRAHEQLEETANFNTIADLFRRLGQKFKEIGDFDRASEYSQHAISLYRGLKNIRLAIEVKENYGIAKGEGGDLNLALQTLAECLAEYQEYGYKDKVAHTHGEMARIYLTNQSFDEASKHCEEALQLLGDSEVERGYVYRTYAIIKKEQGQFETAVEFMEKSVGVFEIADLPREIAKSYSLLGDIYKDQGDLQKAIHSLEQMKRAMESNLKERGIVL, encoded by the coding sequence ATGCCGGCAACATTAGGACAGAAGATCAAAGAATTGCGCATTCAGAAAGGCTTGACGCAGAGTGACCTCGGCTCCGGTATGGTCACGCCGTCGATGATTTCCCAGATCGAGGCGGACAAAGCCAACCCGTCGCATAAACTGCTGCAGGCGATCGCTGAAAAGCTGGAGACGCCGATCGAATACTTCCTGACCGATATGCAGATGCAAATCGAGCAGATCGCTACATACAAAGTGGCACGGGCCATGATGGAGGCCGGGGAGTTTGAGCAAGCCGTCCCTGTGCTGTCCGAACTGATGGAAGACTCCATTCCGCAGCTGCACTCGGCGGAGATCCAATTCGACCTCGCCGAATGCCAACTCGAGATGGGCCTCTTTGAAGAGGCGATGGACGGCTTCGACCGCGTGCTGTCATCCGCCGCGACCCGCAAGGACCTGTACATGCAAATCCTCGCGCTGAAGAAGCTCGGCCTCGTGGAAAAGAAGCGCCACAACTACCCGCTGGCGATCTATCACTGGCAAAAGGCGCTCGATCTGATCGAGAAGCTGGAAGAGAGAGATCCGTTCCTCGCCTCGGCGATCTTGAGCGAGCTCGGCGAAGTGTACGGCTACCTCGGCGAGAAAAGCGATGCGCTGAACGCTTACAAGCGCGCGCATGAGCAACTGGAAGAGACGGCGAACTTCAACACGATCGCCGACCTGTTCCGCCGCCTCGGCCAGAAATTCAAAGAGATCGGCGACTTCGACCGGGCCAGCGAGTATTCGCAGCATGCGATCTCCCTGTACCGCGGCTTGAAAAACATCAGGCTGGCGATCGAAGTGAAAGAGAACTACGGCATCGCCAAAGGCGAAGGCGGGGACCTCAACCTCGCCCTGCAGACCCTGGCCGAGTGCCTCGCTGAGTATCAGGAGTACGGCTACAAGGACAAAGTGGCGCACACGCACGGCGAAATGGCGCGCATCTACCTGACCAACCAGTCCTTCGACGAAGCTTCCAAGCATTGCGAAGAGGCGTTGCAACTGCTCGGCGACTCGGAAGTGGAGCGCGGATACGTCTATCGCACTTACGCGATCATCAAAAAGGAGCAGGGCCAGTTCGAAACGGCTGTCGAGTTCATGGAAAAGTCGGTCGGCGTGTTCGAGATCGCAGACCTGCCGCGTGAAATCGCCAAATCGTACTCGCTGCTCGGCGACATCTACAAAGATCAAGGCGATCTGCAAAAGGCGATTCACTCGCTGGAGCAGATGAAGCGCGCGATGGAAAGCAACTTGAAGGAACGAGGCATCGTCCTGTAG
- a CDS encoding HAD family hydrolase: protein MGLTTLLFDLDGTLLPMDNDRFTKGYFKHLASSVAHLLPPEQFVAQVWASTKAMVKSDDALLSNEQVFKADFLQSLPVDEAAFFPIIDAFYAKQFGELSHLSEPTPLAREILLAALDKGYQLVLATNPLFPRQATLHRMRWAGIDDLPFALVTTYEDSHFCKPNPNYYREIVQKLGVSSESCMMIGNDAYEDLIAGTVGMQTYWVQNGEAAPEQRLPFDQQGTLQDLLEYVRAELPALR, encoded by the coding sequence ATGGGTCTGACCACGCTTTTGTTTGATTTGGACGGCACGCTGCTGCCGATGGATAACGACCGCTTTACCAAAGGGTATTTCAAGCACCTCGCCTCAAGCGTCGCCCACCTGCTGCCGCCGGAACAGTTCGTCGCCCAAGTCTGGGCTTCGACTAAGGCGATGGTGAAAAGCGACGACGCTCTGCTCTCCAACGAGCAGGTCTTTAAAGCGGACTTCCTGCAAAGTCTGCCTGTCGATGAGGCGGCGTTCTTCCCGATCATCGACGCGTTTTACGCCAAGCAGTTCGGCGAGTTGTCCCACCTGTCCGAACCGACCCCGCTCGCCCGCGAGATCCTGCTGGCCGCCCTCGACAAAGGCTATCAGCTGGTGCTGGCGACCAATCCGCTGTTCCCGCGCCAGGCGACGTTGCATCGAATGCGCTGGGCTGGGATCGACGATCTGCCGTTTGCGTTGGTCACGACCTACGAAGACAGCCATTTTTGCAAACCCAATCCAAATTATTACCGCGAGATCGTACAGAAATTGGGCGTGTCTTCCGAATCATGTATGATGATCGGGAATGATGCGTACGAAGATCTGATTGCGGGAACGGTAGGAATGCAGACCTATTGGGTGCAAAACGGGGAGGCGGCGCCGGAACAGCGCTTGCCGTTTGACCAGCAAGGAACGCTGCAAGACCTGCTGGAGTACGTACGTGCAGAACTCCCGGCATTGCGATAG
- the trmL gene encoding tRNA (uridine(34)/cytosine(34)/5-carboxymethylaminomethyluridine(34)-2'-O)-methyltransferase TrmL, with translation MHIVLVEPEIPANTGNISRTCSCTGITLHLVKPLGFSVDDKQLKRAGLDYWHLLDLHYHDSFADLRAKYPQGRFFFATTKADKSYTDIEYGPDDFFVFGRETRGLPDELIEANRETCIRIPILPDARSLNLSNAVAVVVFEALRQQGFPDLK, from the coding sequence ATGCACATTGTACTCGTCGAACCGGAAATTCCAGCGAACACTGGGAATATCTCCCGGACCTGCTCATGCACAGGCATCACGCTGCATCTCGTGAAGCCGCTTGGCTTCTCTGTTGACGATAAGCAGTTAAAGCGGGCCGGATTGGACTATTGGCACCTGCTCGATTTGCATTACCATGACAGTTTTGCAGACCTGCGCGCGAAGTACCCGCAGGGCCGTTTCTTTTTTGCCACGACCAAAGCGGACAAGTCGTACACCGACATCGAGTATGGCCCGGACGACTTTTTTGTCTTCGGACGAGAGACACGAGGGCTGCCCGATGAGCTGATCGAAGCGAACCGGGAGACGTGCATCCGCATTCCGATCCTGCCGGACGCGCGCTCGCTCAACCTGTCGAACGCAGTGGCTGTAGTCGTGTTTGAAGCGCTCCGCCAGCAAGGGTTTCCGGATTTGAAGTAA
- a CDS encoding HD-GYP domain-containing protein, with protein MAIIHYAYGLIGFLLGLGYGLIHESSIIDIAIYAGIGLGFGVVLQVLRDKNQKLLRSYQSSLNALANAVAAKDDETNGHCQRVVRYSVMIGERVGLDARRLQQLEWGALLHDIGKIAVPDSILKKPSALTDEEWAVMKEHPHMGHLMVKDIDFLKEGHDVVLYHHERIDGRGYPVQLQGENIPLLARIFAIADTFDAITSDRPYRKAQSIEYAREEIMKHIGTQFCSLCADAFLRIPVTELTRVQEEAKVLEYESLQLQKYKNIS; from the coding sequence ATGGCTATCATTCACTATGCATACGGATTGATTGGATTTTTACTCGGACTCGGCTACGGACTTATTCATGAATCATCAATCATAGATATTGCGATATATGCCGGGATCGGATTAGGGTTTGGCGTGGTGCTGCAAGTGCTGCGCGACAAGAATCAAAAGCTGTTGCGTTCCTACCAGTCTTCATTGAATGCGCTGGCCAATGCGGTCGCCGCCAAAGATGATGAAACGAACGGACACTGCCAGCGCGTGGTGCGCTATTCGGTGATGATCGGCGAACGCGTCGGGCTGGATGCACGCCGCCTGCAGCAGCTCGAATGGGGCGCCTTGCTGCACGACATTGGCAAGATCGCCGTGCCCGACTCGATTTTGAAAAAACCGTCCGCTTTGACCGACGAGGAGTGGGCGGTGATGAAAGAACACCCGCACATGGGACATTTGATGGTCAAAGACATCGATTTTCTCAAAGAAGGGCACGACGTGGTGCTCTACCATCATGAGCGCATCGACGGGCGCGGCTATCCGGTACAGCTGCAAGGGGAGAACATTCCGCTGCTCGCCCGCATCTTCGCCATCGCCGACACGTTCGACGCGATCACCTCAGACCGGCCGTACCGCAAGGCGCAGTCGATCGAATACGCGCGCGAAGAGATCATGAAGCATATCGGCACTCAGTTTTGTTCACTGTGTGCGGATGCGTTTCTACGCATTCCGGTCACCGAACTGACGCGCGTGCAGGAGGAAGCGAAAGTGCTGGAGTACGAATCCTTACAATTACAAAAATATAAGAATATATCCTAA
- a CDS encoding amidase domain-containing protein has protein sequence MDRQGWLKAVEEFFREKNRVWLQGEEGTLLHFVSGTPADCHSFQEVRALRQAVPARDIKYRKAKTHLQVLQSKWNPDGETATVDLIENVRFFYEQGEEIGHEARRSVHRMTLLHEGGSWKVARDTINSEPKLLREAPQGGAAPKAPEEEAPGRLLRGRYDRVRAFKYAELWWNGFNPAYAKMEGNDCTNYISQVVHAGGMPMIQASSRSNGWWYRGRNWSYSWTVAHSFKLALTRLLHAREVADPRQLKVGDVICYDWDGDDRWQHNTVVVDFDAYGRPLVNAHTIASHRRFWDYRDSYAYTARTKYVFYHIPDNF, from the coding sequence ATGGATCGTCAAGGTTGGCTGAAGGCAGTCGAAGAGTTTTTTCGGGAGAAAAACCGGGTCTGGCTACAAGGCGAGGAAGGGACGCTGCTGCACTTTGTGTCGGGCACGCCGGCCGACTGCCATTCCTTTCAGGAGGTGCGTGCGCTGCGCCAGGCGGTCCCGGCCCGCGACATCAAGTATCGGAAAGCGAAGACCCATCTGCAGGTGCTGCAGAGCAAATGGAACCCGGACGGTGAGACGGCGACGGTCGATCTGATCGAAAATGTGCGTTTTTTCTATGAACAGGGCGAGGAGATCGGCCACGAAGCACGGCGCAGTGTGCACCGCATGACCCTGCTGCACGAGGGCGGCTCGTGGAAGGTGGCCCGCGACACCATCAATTCGGAGCCGAAGCTGCTGCGCGAGGCGCCACAAGGCGGAGCGGCGCCCAAAGCCCCGGAGGAGGAAGCGCCCGGCCGTTTGCTGCGCGGCCGCTATGACCGGGTGCGGGCGTTTAAATATGCGGAGCTGTGGTGGAACGGGTTCAACCCGGCGTATGCAAAGATGGAAGGCAATGACTGCACCAACTACATCTCGCAGGTCGTGCACGCCGGGGGTATGCCGATGATTCAGGCGTCCTCCCGCTCGAACGGCTGGTGGTACCGGGGACGGAACTGGAGCTACTCGTGGACGGTCGCCCATTCGTTCAAGCTCGCTTTGACGCGCCTGCTGCACGCCCGGGAAGTCGCCGACCCGCGCCAGTTAAAAGTAGGCGATGTGATCTGCTACGACTGGGATGGGGACGACCGCTGGCAGCACAACACGGTCGTCGTCGATTTTGACGCGTACGGCCGGCCGCTGGTCAACGCGCACACCATCGCCTCGCATCGCCGCTTTTGGGATTATCGGGACAGCTATGCCTATACGGCGCGCACCAAGTACGTGTTTTACCACATCCCGGACAATTTTTGA
- a CDS encoding IclR family transcriptional regulator yields MAAEGEKGTVRAVERALDILLCFSGSDTELGLSDIAKRIGLHKSTVHRLLASLESKGFVRRHPTTEKYRLGWSVLELVSNINRSDDLSSIVRPEMTRLRDLLGETISLYVRAGMERIRIQAVESTQPVRRVADIGKRLPLNVGASGKVLLAYAEEPLEEILYDPSWPADLNREEFAKAIQTVRDQGYAVSIEERELGAAAVAAPIFSRAGQIVAALSVSGPVDRFTSDAVVLFADEVRKSAELLSKFV; encoded by the coding sequence ATGGCGGCAGAAGGTGAAAAAGGCACGGTCCGCGCGGTGGAACGGGCGCTCGATATCCTGCTCTGCTTTTCCGGCTCGGACACAGAGCTTGGACTGTCTGACATCGCCAAGCGAATCGGGCTGCACAAAAGCACCGTGCACCGCTTGCTGGCATCGCTTGAGAGCAAGGGGTTTGTCCGGCGCCACCCCACCACCGAGAAGTACCGCCTCGGCTGGAGCGTGCTGGAACTGGTTTCGAACATCAACCGGTCGGATGATCTGTCATCGATCGTCCGCCCTGAGATGACCAGGCTTCGCGATCTGCTCGGCGAGACGATTTCGCTCTACGTCCGGGCAGGCATGGAGCGCATTCGCATCCAGGCGGTGGAGAGCACCCAGCCCGTGCGGCGTGTGGCCGACATCGGCAAACGCCTGCCGCTGAATGTCGGCGCCTCGGGAAAAGTCCTGCTCGCCTATGCGGAGGAGCCGCTGGAGGAGATTTTGTACGATCCGAGCTGGCCCGCTGATCTCAACCGCGAAGAGTTCGCCAAGGCGATTCAAACGGTGCGTGATCAGGGCTATGCGGTGTCGATCGAAGAGCGGGAGTTGGGAGCGGCTGCTGTTGCAGCGCCGATCTTCTCCCGCGCAGGCCAGATCGTGGCAGCTCTGTCTGTCTCCGGCCCTGTCGACCGCTTCACTTCGGACGCGGTGGTCCTTTTCGCCGATGAAGTGCGCAAGTCGGCCGAACTGCTCAGCAAGTTCGTGTAA